A region of Micromonospora chokoriensis DNA encodes the following proteins:
- a CDS encoding NAD(P)H-dependent flavin oxidoreductase has protein sequence MGSAAVPELVAAVSEAGGLGMLALTWQNPDQARQSIRRTRELTTRPFGANVVLDFPVDDVLTVCLEEKLPIISTFWGDPSPVHSRIQQAGALHLHTIGDLAEAVHAVTAGVDVVVAQGWEAGGHVRGGTTTMSLVPAVVDAVGPVPVVAAGGIADGRGVAAALALGAQAAMLGTRFLAADEAATHEVYRQHLIAATGADTVHTLCFDGGWPNAPHRALRNTTVRRWQTAGSPPAPLRPGEGDVVAADASGQEHHRYEDLMPLPGMTGDLAAMALYAGQSVSLVHDVSPAARVLRDIAGQAAATIDLLRSPAT, from the coding sequence GTGGGTTCCGCGGCCGTACCGGAACTGGTGGCGGCGGTGTCGGAGGCCGGCGGTCTCGGCATGCTGGCGTTGACGTGGCAGAACCCCGATCAGGCACGGCAGTCCATCCGGCGTACCCGGGAGCTCACCACCCGGCCGTTCGGCGCGAACGTGGTTCTCGACTTCCCGGTGGACGATGTGCTCACCGTGTGCCTGGAGGAGAAGCTGCCGATCATCTCCACCTTCTGGGGCGACCCGTCGCCGGTGCACAGCCGGATCCAGCAGGCCGGTGCGCTTCACCTGCACACGATCGGTGACCTCGCCGAGGCCGTGCACGCCGTCACGGCCGGCGTCGACGTCGTGGTGGCTCAAGGGTGGGAGGCAGGCGGTCACGTCCGTGGCGGCACGACCACCATGTCCCTGGTGCCGGCCGTCGTCGACGCGGTCGGGCCGGTACCGGTGGTGGCTGCGGGAGGGATCGCGGACGGGCGTGGTGTCGCGGCCGCGCTCGCGCTCGGCGCCCAGGCCGCCATGCTGGGCACCCGCTTCCTCGCCGCTGACGAAGCAGCCACCCATGAGGTGTACCGGCAGCACCTGATCGCGGCCACCGGAGCGGACACCGTGCACACCCTCTGCTTCGACGGCGGGTGGCCGAACGCCCCGCATCGCGCACTGCGCAACACGACAGTGCGGCGTTGGCAGACGGCCGGCTCACCGCCTGCCCCACTGCGACCCGGCGAGGGTGATGTCGTCGCCGCTGACGCGTCCGGTCAGGAGCATCATCGGTACGAGGACCTGATGCCGCTGCCCGGGATGACCGGTGACCTGGCCGCCATGGCCCTGTACGCGGGCCAGTCCGTGAGCCTCGTCCACGACGTCTCGCCTGCTGCCCGAGTGCTCCGCGACATCGCCGGTCAGGCCGCTGCCACCATCGACCTGCTGCGGAGCCCGGCGACCTGA
- a CDS encoding winged helix-turn-helix transcriptional regulator translates to MAALDLFGRRWNLRIVWELHHGPVGFRALQQRCDNMSSSVLRQRLTELVDAHLVAQQPDTAYALTDLGRGAYQALRPLVRWSDTWASVLSADDKT, encoded by the coding sequence ATGGCCGCCCTCGACCTGTTCGGGCGTCGCTGGAACCTGCGCATCGTCTGGGAGTTGCACCACGGGCCGGTCGGCTTCCGCGCGCTGCAGCAGCGCTGCGACAACATGTCATCCAGCGTCCTCCGGCAGCGGCTGACCGAACTGGTCGACGCCCACCTCGTCGCCCAGCAGCCGGACACGGCGTACGCGCTCACCGACCTCGGCCGCGGCGCCTACCAGGCCCTGCGCCCGCTCGTCCGCTGGTCCGACACCTGGGCCTCAGTCCTGAGCGCGGACGACAAGACCTGA
- a CDS encoding PhzF family phenazine biosynthesis protein translates to MASPPVAVVNACTRHGQGGSPTTVVIDDNVLTDDERHAIARRAGTSHTAFVDTSTADVPRVRFFTSARELTNCGHGIIAAQAVLLQRSGGTEHHGRQCSAGRTFATTAIRRHDGIEVWFDQGVIALPDGAHATDHGIIAALGLERTDIAADVRVASPGTPRLLVPVRDRRTLLSIQPDHDRLATECRRLGYLGCFVYALSPTTRTGTARMFAPAIGVDEDIANANSVGCLAAHLLDTTGNGAIEIHQGDGLQSPSSVSAIATHTADGIVARIGGVVGLSAPHAP, encoded by the coding sequence ATGGCCAGCCCACCGGTGGCGGTGGTGAACGCCTGCACCCGCCACGGACAAGGCGGCAGCCCCACCACAGTCGTGATCGACGATAACGTGCTCACCGACGACGAACGGCATGCGATCGCCCGGAGGGCCGGCACCTCCCACACCGCGTTCGTCGACACCAGCACAGCGGACGTTCCCAGGGTGCGGTTCTTCACCAGCGCCCGGGAACTCACCAACTGCGGGCATGGAATCATCGCGGCACAGGCCGTCCTGCTGCAGCGCAGCGGCGGCACCGAGCACCACGGCCGCCAATGCAGCGCAGGCCGCACCTTCGCCACGACCGCCATCCGACGCCACGACGGCATCGAGGTCTGGTTCGACCAGGGCGTCATCGCCCTACCGGACGGCGCTCACGCGACCGACCATGGCATCATCGCCGCCCTCGGCCTGGAACGAACGGACATCGCCGCCGACGTACGGGTCGCCTCACCCGGCACACCACGACTCCTCGTCCCCGTCCGTGATCGCCGGACGCTGCTGTCCATACAGCCCGACCACGATCGACTGGCAACCGAGTGTCGGCGACTCGGTTATCTCGGCTGCTTCGTCTACGCGCTGTCGCCGACCACGAGAACGGGCACCGCCCGGATGTTCGCCCCGGCGATCGGCGTCGACGAGGACATCGCGAACGCCAACAGTGTCGGCTGCCTCGCCGCACACCTGCTCGACACCACCGGCAACGGCGCAATCGAGATCCACCAGGGCGACGGGCTCCAGAGCCCGTCATCGGTGTCCGCCATCGCGACACACACCGCAGACGGCATCGTCGCCAGAATCGGCGGAGTGGTCGGTCTCAGCGCACCGCATGCTCCTTAG
- a CDS encoding GNAT family N-acetyltransferase: MGSDKVITHLQMTSPGQLRWARVVEGLVLVPIDDPAGVSLPQLREVHDRIGSAHRWSSLTWSHRNWVEWLSDPALRHWWIEVDDQLAGWGCLRWHSGPEVELDTFGLIPECIGHGYGGYALALLTQRAWDVPGPQNGAGLGGQTRRVWLRTSSWDHPHALANYLARGFALVEGRDEERRRGASPG; this comes from the coding sequence ATGGGGTCCGACAAGGTGATCACACACCTTCAGATGACGAGTCCGGGCCAGCTTCGGTGGGCGAGGGTTGTCGAGGGCCTGGTCCTGGTGCCGATCGACGACCCGGCTGGGGTGAGCCTGCCGCAGCTGCGTGAGGTGCATGATCGCATCGGCTCGGCGCATCGATGGTCGAGTTTGACATGGTCGCATCGGAACTGGGTCGAATGGCTCAGCGACCCTGCGTTGCGTCACTGGTGGATAGAGGTAGACGACCAGCTGGCTGGTTGGGGCTGTCTGCGCTGGCACTCGGGGCCGGAGGTGGAGCTGGACACATTCGGCCTCATACCGGAGTGCATTGGGCATGGATACGGCGGCTACGCCCTGGCACTACTGACTCAGCGCGCCTGGGACGTGCCGGGGCCGCAGAACGGTGCGGGGCTTGGCGGGCAAACCCGTCGGGTCTGGTTGCGTACCTCAAGCTGGGATCATCCGCACGCGCTGGCAAATTATCTGGCCCGTGGCTTCGCGCTGGTCGAAGGTCGCGATGAGGAACGCCGTCGGGGTGCCAGTCCTGGATAG
- the zwf gene encoding glucose-6-phosphate dehydrogenase: protein MDNASQLIQERSAPPATLVIFGASGDLTRRKLLPAIESLARHERLPDQFALVGVARTPMTNEQFAESALGERTLASKRQLQGSVRYVAGGYDDPETYKRLVETLDELDAQRGTSGNRLFYLSTPAGAFEPVINGLAGVGLNQPREGSFSRLVIEKPYGRDLVTARELDGVVHSAFDEHQVFRIDHYLGKDTVQNVLALRFANSIFQPIWDRSWVDHVQITVAETLGVGSRGGFYEEAGAMRDIVQNHVLQVLALALMEPPASFEAEGLRNEKVKLLQAIRLPTDRDIAEAAVRGQYTRGGTREDLMAGYREEPGVDPLSRTETYAAMRLNVDNWRWAGVPFYVRTGKRLPARLTEVALQFQRPPHLPIPTDQLTGLDADALILRIQPNEGISLRFGAKVPGHSFRVRTATMEFSYDQTFVEESPEAYERLLLDALIGDASLFIRSDEVQQCWRIVDPIIDNWAKDHSPIPTYEAASWGPTDADRLIGRNGRKWRNSA from the coding sequence ATGGACAACGCATCTCAGCTCATCCAGGAGCGCAGTGCCCCGCCAGCCACGCTGGTGATCTTCGGTGCCTCCGGTGACCTGACCCGGCGCAAGCTGCTGCCCGCAATCGAGAGCCTGGCACGGCACGAGCGGCTCCCGGACCAGTTCGCGCTGGTCGGCGTCGCGCGCACGCCGATGACCAACGAGCAGTTCGCCGAGAGCGCCCTCGGCGAACGCACCCTCGCCAGCAAGCGCCAACTCCAGGGCAGCGTGCGGTACGTGGCCGGCGGCTACGACGACCCGGAGACCTACAAGCGGCTCGTGGAGACCCTCGACGAGTTGGACGCGCAGCGGGGCACGTCCGGCAACCGGCTCTTCTACCTGTCCACGCCGGCCGGGGCCTTCGAGCCGGTGATCAACGGGCTGGCCGGTGTCGGGCTCAACCAGCCCCGCGAAGGCTCGTTCTCCCGCCTGGTCATCGAGAAGCCGTACGGTCGCGACCTGGTCACGGCGCGCGAGCTCGACGGCGTCGTGCACAGCGCGTTCGACGAGCACCAGGTCTTCCGCATCGATCACTACCTGGGCAAGGACACCGTCCAGAACGTGCTGGCGTTGCGCTTCGCGAACTCGATCTTCCAGCCCATCTGGGATCGCTCCTGGGTCGACCACGTGCAGATCACCGTCGCCGAGACCCTGGGGGTCGGCAGCCGGGGCGGCTTCTACGAGGAGGCCGGCGCGATGCGGGACATCGTGCAGAACCACGTGCTCCAGGTCCTCGCGCTGGCACTGATGGAACCACCGGCCTCGTTCGAGGCCGAGGGCCTGCGCAACGAGAAGGTAAAGCTGCTGCAGGCGATCCGGCTCCCCACCGACCGGGACATCGCCGAGGCCGCGGTCCGGGGACAGTACACCCGGGGCGGCACCCGCGAGGACCTGATGGCTGGCTACCGCGAGGAGCCCGGCGTCGACCCCCTGTCGCGGACCGAGACCTACGCGGCCATGCGGCTCAACGTGGACAACTGGCGGTGGGCCGGGGTGCCGTTCTACGTCCGCACCGGAAAGCGCCTGCCGGCCCGGCTCACCGAGGTGGCACTGCAGTTCCAGCGCCCGCCGCACCTGCCGATCCCGACCGACCAGCTCACCGGCCTCGACGCCGACGCGCTGATCCTGCGGATCCAGCCGAACGAGGGCATCTCGCTGCGCTTCGGCGCCAAGGTGCCGGGTCACTCCTTCCGGGTCCGCACCGCCACGATGGAGTTCTCCTACGACCAGACGTTCGTCGAGGAGTCCCCGGAGGCGTACGAGCGTCTGCTCCTGGACGCGCTGATCGGTGACGCGTCGCTGTTCATCCGCAGCGACGAGGTGCAGCAGTGCTGGCGGATCGTCGACCCGATCATCGACAACTGGGCGAAGGACCACTCACCGATCCCCACATACGAGGCCGCCTCCTGGGGCCCGACCGACGCCGACCGGCTCATCGGCCGCAACGGCCGCAAGTGGCGCAACTCCGCATGA
- a CDS encoding trypsin-like serine peptidase, with protein sequence MKHALRRLRTGAVALAACTLGLSILSVPAAEAYPVAPVAPPSQRAPESDQFSAEGVTTVGELRTVDSSLSSAPNGGTQIIQHPGATYVKVHFSSLRLAEGDYVTVSSRDGKESYRYDRHLNRATGSDYTTDGQPGFWAMSVEGDTAVVTLHSSRPARGNAATIDRFWRGYDRSEITAHNFSTQSVCSTDARRDVVCYQNSHPTEYARGRAVARLLISGGGLCTTWRVGNTNRMLTNKHCFETQSAVSGSEMQFNYQCATCGGGNPGAGTKVSGATLYKVSSGGSSQLDYALFSVNNFAAIQGFGTLYLATAATSNGTRIYIPGHGDGTAKRLSIFEDTQNGATCAVRNANYNTWNISYSCDTSGGNSGSPVLNASHRVIALHHLGGCPSNQGAKAHLIYNEIASLIDNG encoded by the coding sequence ATGAAACATGCCCTGCGCCGCCTACGAACGGGCGCAGTCGCGCTCGCTGCCTGCACACTCGGGCTGAGCATCCTGTCGGTACCCGCCGCCGAGGCGTACCCGGTCGCCCCTGTCGCCCCACCGTCCCAGCGAGCACCGGAATCGGACCAGTTCTCGGCAGAGGGTGTGACCACGGTCGGTGAGCTCCGTACCGTCGACAGCTCCCTGTCCTCCGCCCCCAACGGCGGGACGCAGATCATCCAGCACCCGGGCGCCACCTACGTCAAGGTTCACTTCAGCTCACTGCGACTGGCCGAAGGCGACTACGTCACCGTGTCGAGCCGCGACGGCAAGGAGAGCTACCGGTACGACCGCCACCTGAACCGGGCGACCGGTTCGGACTACACCACCGACGGACAGCCGGGTTTCTGGGCGATGTCGGTGGAGGGCGACACCGCCGTGGTGACACTGCACAGCAGCCGCCCCGCACGTGGCAACGCCGCCACCATCGACCGGTTCTGGCGCGGATACGACCGCAGCGAGATCACCGCGCACAACTTCTCCACGCAGTCCGTGTGCAGCACCGACGCCCGCCGCGACGTGGTCTGCTACCAGAACAGCCACCCCACCGAGTACGCCCGGGGCAGGGCGGTGGCGCGGTTGCTGATCAGCGGCGGTGGACTGTGCACCACCTGGCGGGTCGGCAACACCAACCGGATGCTGACCAACAAGCACTGCTTCGAGACGCAGTCCGCCGTGAGCGGCAGCGAGATGCAGTTCAACTACCAGTGCGCCACCTGTGGTGGCGGGAATCCCGGTGCCGGCACCAAGGTCAGCGGTGCCACCCTCTACAAGGTGAGCAGCGGTGGCTCCAGTCAGCTGGACTACGCCCTGTTCTCGGTGAACAACTTCGCCGCCATCCAGGGATTCGGCACGCTGTACCTGGCAACTGCCGCCACCAGCAACGGCACCCGGATCTACATCCCCGGGCACGGCGACGGCACCGCGAAACGGCTGTCGATCTTCGAGGACACCCAGAACGGGGCGACCTGCGCCGTCCGCAACGCGAACTACAACACCTGGAACATCAGTTACAGCTGTGACACCTCCGGCGGCAACTCGGGTTCACCCGTACTGAACGCCAGCCACCGGGTGATCGCCCTGCACCACCTCGGCGGTTGTCCGTCGAACCAGGGCGCGAAGGCGCACCTGATCTACAACGAGATCGCCAGCCTGATCGACAACGGCTGA
- a CDS encoding TerD family protein translates to MLEKLIIQKTLRVPVSTDAAGDGTAVARQLDAALLDVGFSASRALLEHIGALAPAPAMDLAAMVVSAVRELVGDHVRHNAYFIGFPDDVPDTTEFWADRLRAAVLTVGVTATDEQLRDAVASGAVNLLDLPAYGTYQHTYAELLAAHDELVTAAGDRVTLLRLGDAVDVEATRLYLALAGSSTPLGEADLVILSELAVACVDGAQPVEIPVRENRAVLNGIRLVLGRPLVGVDSTTDVLRLACQVSGGDASLVTSTRFRAFRRPERRVLLAALNGVVGASPGKLGDVVRYAERWKRLGERLHPHEYDQWPHAQAVFEVARGERRVRNLAGRAEAAIRAGAISSATSVLSAAPGLLLRSADRLLRLASEPERAVVVDAVTGALGSASGRVLLSLREHVDNRLTRASARMFASRSRSAWVGPDERPPLPAELVAELSSLLDTEISARLPQQDRPLLVDPEVLDVALPLSGRAAEGGFAVLPRGSRSPVSGELLRFFMYWRQAHRRTDYDLSVLLLDDEFHDAGHVSWTNYHHDGVVHSGDITEATNGATEFIDMPLTGGGHYVVPQVYIYAGESFDEVAESMFGYQTRTQDQRGAPFDARTVRARSHLRGKGRIALPMVFARSEAGWQAIWLHLYLRGWPSFNRVEDNTFTTADRVRALMERRYLTVAYLVDRWRAEAEVVTWDGRLPDEPVTFIGVQEPEGLPDGSEAYTLARLSELIPE, encoded by the coding sequence GTGCTCGAGAAACTGATCATCCAGAAGACCCTGCGCGTGCCGGTCAGCACTGACGCGGCTGGCGATGGCACGGCCGTGGCCCGACAGCTGGACGCGGCGCTCCTCGATGTCGGTTTCTCGGCGTCGCGGGCTCTGCTGGAGCACATCGGTGCCCTGGCCCCTGCGCCGGCGATGGACCTGGCAGCCATGGTGGTCTCCGCCGTGCGCGAACTGGTGGGCGACCATGTCAGACACAACGCCTACTTCATCGGCTTCCCTGATGACGTGCCGGACACCACCGAGTTCTGGGCGGATCGGCTGCGGGCGGCCGTTCTCACCGTCGGAGTCACGGCAACCGACGAGCAGTTGCGGGACGCCGTCGCCTCGGGTGCGGTGAACCTGCTGGACCTGCCGGCCTATGGGACCTACCAGCACACCTATGCCGAGCTGTTGGCCGCGCACGACGAGCTGGTCACCGCGGCCGGTGACCGGGTGACCCTGCTACGCCTCGGTGACGCCGTCGACGTGGAGGCAACGCGGCTGTACCTGGCGCTGGCCGGTAGCTCCACACCGCTTGGCGAAGCGGACCTCGTGATCCTCAGCGAGCTCGCGGTCGCCTGCGTGGACGGGGCGCAGCCGGTCGAGATCCCGGTACGGGAGAACCGTGCCGTGCTCAACGGGATTCGGCTCGTCCTCGGTCGGCCGCTGGTCGGTGTGGACTCGACGACCGACGTGCTGCGCCTCGCCTGCCAGGTCTCGGGCGGGGACGCGTCGCTCGTGACGTCCACGCGATTCCGTGCCTTCCGACGCCCCGAGCGCAGGGTGCTTCTCGCCGCGCTGAACGGCGTCGTCGGCGCGAGTCCCGGCAAGCTCGGCGATGTCGTGCGTTACGCGGAGCGGTGGAAGCGGCTCGGGGAGCGGCTGCACCCGCACGAGTACGACCAGTGGCCACACGCACAGGCCGTGTTCGAGGTCGCGCGTGGCGAGCGGCGCGTACGTAACCTGGCCGGTCGGGCGGAGGCGGCGATCCGCGCCGGCGCCATCAGTTCGGCCACCTCGGTGCTGTCCGCCGCGCCGGGCCTGCTTCTGCGATCTGCGGACCGGCTGCTGCGGCTGGCGTCGGAGCCGGAGCGAGCCGTTGTCGTCGACGCAGTCACCGGTGCGCTCGGCTCGGCGTCCGGACGGGTGCTGCTCTCGCTGCGGGAGCATGTCGACAACCGGCTGACGCGCGCGTCGGCCCGGATGTTCGCGAGCCGCTCGCGCAGCGCGTGGGTAGGTCCCGACGAGCGGCCACCGCTGCCGGCCGAGCTGGTGGCCGAGCTGTCGTCGCTGCTCGACACCGAGATCAGCGCCCGACTGCCGCAGCAGGATCGACCGTTACTGGTGGACCCGGAGGTGCTCGACGTCGCACTGCCGCTGTCCGGCAGAGCAGCGGAGGGCGGCTTCGCTGTCCTTCCGAGGGGATCGCGGTCACCGGTGTCCGGTGAGCTGCTGCGCTTCTTCATGTACTGGCGGCAGGCACATCGTCGCACCGACTACGACCTGTCGGTGCTGCTGCTCGATGACGAGTTCCACGATGCAGGCCACGTGTCGTGGACGAACTACCACCACGACGGCGTGGTGCATTCCGGCGACATCACCGAGGCGACGAACGGTGCGACAGAGTTCATCGACATGCCCCTGACGGGCGGCGGGCACTATGTCGTTCCGCAGGTCTACATCTACGCGGGCGAGTCGTTCGACGAGGTCGCCGAGTCGATGTTCGGCTACCAGACCCGCACACAGGACCAGCGCGGTGCCCCGTTCGACGCACGGACGGTCCGGGCGCGTTCGCACCTGCGCGGCAAGGGTCGGATCGCGCTGCCGATGGTGTTCGCCAGGAGCGAGGCCGGCTGGCAGGCCATCTGGCTGCACCTGTATCTGCGGGGTTGGCCGTCGTTCAACCGGGTGGAGGACAACACATTCACCACGGCCGACCGAGTGCGAGCACTGATGGAGCGGCGCTACCTCACCGTCGCCTACCTTGTCGACCGTTGGCGCGCAGAGGCCGAGGTGGTGACGTGGGACGGTCGGCTACCGGACGAGCCGGTCACGTTCATCGGCGTTCAGGAGCCCGAGGGCCTTCCGGACGGGTCGGAGGCATATACACTGGCTCGACTCAGCGAGCTGATCCCTGAGTGA